A single genomic interval of Halichondria panicea chromosome 2, odHalPani1.1, whole genome shotgun sequence harbors:
- the LOC135332234 gene encoding BLOC-3 complex member HPS1-like isoform X5, with amino-acid sequence MKGILIFDDKSDLAFFCLDKEMKRYVIDRIRTLDIEAGSNADDIPTRDLRDCLSAFCLPFFTSFDVLQSLRKPIFSISVGDGFLLVFRKFDEHVYIALSKEGDSEEVLTKKLLVFNRIVTLLYGPVHNKLSSPDVNMRKSVWARLSSVYRTYEALYLTDQIFLIEALEHVQFGQLVTASSVVQRLAREIMDSNCNGGLSGIRHVMLLVNTKLLTTYGRSPRLETSDILMLTLLVYHHFHNHDDEEEEEETEEESSVDRETPEEDETSTPPEENETNTPPVAEGGEEVTVSFQTPCSTPGLTARSSDPDYESIDEMEGAEPAAVDSVGGPLEAPPLPRRQPQMAESLKRSKVVGRSLNSPGPKGVSRIKNALSSLLKRGGQADYTLPTGTQPENAFFEMTVFLQPQKDQLIPHTLYCYQVYQNIVLLMIGDQGAGPCAGNICQILVLLGHVFGSNRAMAATTTLTTADLLEDSVKRLKEQISKEASSITDREVLDKLTKTTRQVLNAWANLKKHNFRGYMEKKPSDRNKGPDAQRNFTRMDACATDLREKLMKVFDILYLVPKKKEYNEVLVMSKLVRHFANFNKDYSDFLSLKGEVNIPMVSFSMQFPGMVHFIYVDRSFDDSTTPSLTMDGHAGNPYVEKAAKKTGESGSVFLRRKIWGMVQRVQRFLGHSYTIQTWLDEDFLYVYFLWINIPNNPLGTPIRFYSLSNVKAGDYSIPGVIGTPFYANHSSPETTDQ; translated from the exons ATGAAGGGCATACTCATCTTTGACGACAAGTCAGATTTGGCTTTCTTCTGTCTGGACAAAGAGATGAAGAGATATGTTATTGACAGGATCAGAACACTAGACATTGAGGCTGGCTCCAAT GCTGACGATATCCCAACGAGGGATCTCAGGGATTGCCTGAGTGCGTTCTGTCTGCCTTTCTTCACTTCATTT GATGTGCTCCAATCGCTGAGGAAGCCCATCTTCAGCATTTCAGTAGGGGACGGATTCCTGTTAGTCTTTAGAAAG tttgaCGAGCACGTGTACATAGCCCTGAGCAAGGAGGGGGACTCGGAGGAAGTACTGACAAAGAAGTTGCTCGTCTTCAACAGAATAGTCACTCTTCTCTACGGACCAGTGCACAATAA ATTAAGCTCACCAGATGTCAACATGCGTAAGAGTGTGTGGGCGCGGCTCTCCTCTGTGTACAGGACATACGAAGCCCTCTACCTCACAGACCAGATCTTCCTGATAGAGGCGCTGGAGCATGTCCAGTTTGGTCAGCTGGTGACTGCCTCTAGTGTTGTACAGCGACTGGCAAGGGAAATCATGGACTCCAATTGCAA TGGTGGTCTGTCTGGTATAAGGCATGTGATGCTACTGGTCAACACAAAACTTCTAACTACGTATGGACG GTCACCCAGATTAGAAACATCGGACATCTTGATGCTCACCCTTCTGGTGTACCATCACTTCCATAACCATGACGacg aagaggaggaggaggagacGGAAGAAGAGAGTTCAGTGGACAGGGAGACACCAGAGGAGGATGAGACTAGCACACCACCTGAGGAGAATGAGACTAACACACCACCTG TTGCCGAGGGAGGAGAGGAGGTCACTGTGAGT TTTCAGACGCCTTGCTCCACTCCTGGTCTCACAGCACGCTCCAGTGACCCTGATTATGAG AGTATTGATGAGATGGAGGGAGCAGAACCAGCAGCTGTGGACAGTGTGGGCGGGCCTCTGGAGGCACCACCGTTGCCAAGACGACAACCACAAATGGCAGAATCACTCAAAAGGTCCAAA GTGGTCGGGAGGTCCCTCAATAGCCCGGGGCCAAAAGGTGTGTCTCGGATAAAGAATGCTCTCTCCTCGCTACTCAAGAGAGGTGGTCAAGCTGACTACACCCTCCCCACTGGCACTCAACCAGAGAATGCG TTCTTTGAGATGACAGTGTTCCTCCAGCCACAGAAGGATCAGCTGATTCCACACACCCTATACTGCTATCAG gtgtatCAGAACATAGTACTGCTGATGATAGGGGATCAGGGGGCAGGGCCTTGCGCTGGTAATATCTGTCAAATCTTGGTCCTCCTTGGCCACGTGTTTGGTAGTAACAGAGCCATGGCTGCTACCACGACCCTCACGACAGCTGATCTACTCGAGGACTCTGTCAA GAGATTGAAGGAGCAGATATCGAAAGAAGCGTCCAGCATCACAGACAGAGAAGTG TTGGATAAGTTGACCAAGACAACTCGACAAGTCCTGAATGCATGGGCCAACCTCAAGAAGCATAATTTTCGAGGATACATGGAAAAGAAACCCAGTGACAGGAACAAGGGACCAGACGCACAGAGAAACTTCACACG GATGGATGCGTGTGCCACTGACCTCAGAGAGAAGCTGATGAAAGTGTTTGACATACTCTACCTAGTGCCCAAG AAGAAGGAGTACAACGAGGTGCTGGTGATGTCCAAGCTAGTCAGACACTTTGCAAACTTCAACAAGGACTACAGTGACTTCTTGTCCCTCAAGGGGGAGGTCAACATACCCATGGTCAG TTTCTCGATGCAATTCCCTGGCATGGTGCACTTTATCTATGTGGATCGTTCCTTTGATGACTCGACCACACCCTCCCTCACTATGGACGGCCACGCA GGCAACCCGTATGTGGAGAAGGCTGCTAAGAAAACAGGAGAGAGTGGCAGCGTCTTCCTCAGAAGAAAG ATATGGGGGATGGTGCAGCGCGTCCAGCGTTTCCTTGGTCACAGCTACACCATTCAGACGTGGCTTGATGAAGACTTCCTGTACGTCTACTTCCTCTGGATCAACATCCCCAACAACCCCCTCGGA ACTCCCATTCGGTTCTACTCACTGTCCAATGTCAAGGCAGGGGACTACAGTATCCCCGGGGTCATCGGGACGCCCTTTTATGC GAATCACAGCAGCCCAGAAACCACTGATCAATAA
- the LOC135332234 gene encoding BLOC-3 complex member HPS1-like isoform X1 yields MKGILIFDDKSDLAFFCLDKEMKRYVIDRIRTLDIEAGSNADDIPTRDLRDCLSAFCLPFFTSFDVLQSLRKPIFSISVGDGFLLVFRKFDEHVYIALSKEGDSEEVLTKKLLVFNRIVTLLYGPVHNKLSSPDVNMRKSVWARLSSVYRTYEALYLTDQIFLIEALEHVQFGQLVTASSVVQRLAREIMDSNCNGGLSGIRHVMLLVNTKLLTTYGRSPRLETSDILMLTLLVYHHFHNHDDEEEEEETEEESSVDRETPEEDETSTPPEENETNTPPVAEGGEEVTVSFQTPCSTPGLTARSSDPDYESIDEMEGAEPAAVDSVGGPLEAPPLPRRQPQMAESLKRSKVVGRSLNSPGPKGVSRIKNALSSLLKRGGQADYTLPTGTQPENAFFEMTVFLQPQKDQLIPHTLYCYQVYQNIVLLMIGDQGAGPCAGNICQILVLLGHVFGSNRAMAATTTLTTADLLEDSVKRLKEQISKEASSITDREVLDKLTKTTRQVLNAWANLKKHNFRGYMEKKPSDRNKGPDAQRNFTRMDACATDLREKLMKVFDILYLVPKKKEYNEVLVMSKLVRHFANFNKDYSDFLSLKGEVNIPMVSFSMQFPGMVHFIYVDRSFDDSTTPSLTMDGHAGNPYVEKAAKKTGESGSVFLRRKIWGMVQRVQRFLGHSYTIQTWLDEDFLYVYFLWINIPNNPLGTPIRFYSLSNVKAGDYSIPGVIGTPFYADVHNLKEGYMYELYAMFENKVSIKEASDHCRGLADQLWPNSRESVAPFSLIN; encoded by the exons ATGAAGGGCATACTCATCTTTGACGACAAGTCAGATTTGGCTTTCTTCTGTCTGGACAAAGAGATGAAGAGATATGTTATTGACAGGATCAGAACACTAGACATTGAGGCTGGCTCCAAT GCTGACGATATCCCAACGAGGGATCTCAGGGATTGCCTGAGTGCGTTCTGTCTGCCTTTCTTCACTTCATTT GATGTGCTCCAATCGCTGAGGAAGCCCATCTTCAGCATTTCAGTAGGGGACGGATTCCTGTTAGTCTTTAGAAAG tttgaCGAGCACGTGTACATAGCCCTGAGCAAGGAGGGGGACTCGGAGGAAGTACTGACAAAGAAGTTGCTCGTCTTCAACAGAATAGTCACTCTTCTCTACGGACCAGTGCACAATAA ATTAAGCTCACCAGATGTCAACATGCGTAAGAGTGTGTGGGCGCGGCTCTCCTCTGTGTACAGGACATACGAAGCCCTCTACCTCACAGACCAGATCTTCCTGATAGAGGCGCTGGAGCATGTCCAGTTTGGTCAGCTGGTGACTGCCTCTAGTGTTGTACAGCGACTGGCAAGGGAAATCATGGACTCCAATTGCAA TGGTGGTCTGTCTGGTATAAGGCATGTGATGCTACTGGTCAACACAAAACTTCTAACTACGTATGGACG GTCACCCAGATTAGAAACATCGGACATCTTGATGCTCACCCTTCTGGTGTACCATCACTTCCATAACCATGACGacg aagaggaggaggaggagacGGAAGAAGAGAGTTCAGTGGACAGGGAGACACCAGAGGAGGATGAGACTAGCACACCACCTGAGGAGAATGAGACTAACACACCACCTG TTGCCGAGGGAGGAGAGGAGGTCACTGTGAGT TTTCAGACGCCTTGCTCCACTCCTGGTCTCACAGCACGCTCCAGTGACCCTGATTATGAG AGTATTGATGAGATGGAGGGAGCAGAACCAGCAGCTGTGGACAGTGTGGGCGGGCCTCTGGAGGCACCACCGTTGCCAAGACGACAACCACAAATGGCAGAATCACTCAAAAGGTCCAAA GTGGTCGGGAGGTCCCTCAATAGCCCGGGGCCAAAAGGTGTGTCTCGGATAAAGAATGCTCTCTCCTCGCTACTCAAGAGAGGTGGTCAAGCTGACTACACCCTCCCCACTGGCACTCAACCAGAGAATGCG TTCTTTGAGATGACAGTGTTCCTCCAGCCACAGAAGGATCAGCTGATTCCACACACCCTATACTGCTATCAG gtgtatCAGAACATAGTACTGCTGATGATAGGGGATCAGGGGGCAGGGCCTTGCGCTGGTAATATCTGTCAAATCTTGGTCCTCCTTGGCCACGTGTTTGGTAGTAACAGAGCCATGGCTGCTACCACGACCCTCACGACAGCTGATCTACTCGAGGACTCTGTCAA GAGATTGAAGGAGCAGATATCGAAAGAAGCGTCCAGCATCACAGACAGAGAAGTG TTGGATAAGTTGACCAAGACAACTCGACAAGTCCTGAATGCATGGGCCAACCTCAAGAAGCATAATTTTCGAGGATACATGGAAAAGAAACCCAGTGACAGGAACAAGGGACCAGACGCACAGAGAAACTTCACACG GATGGATGCGTGTGCCACTGACCTCAGAGAGAAGCTGATGAAAGTGTTTGACATACTCTACCTAGTGCCCAAG AAGAAGGAGTACAACGAGGTGCTGGTGATGTCCAAGCTAGTCAGACACTTTGCAAACTTCAACAAGGACTACAGTGACTTCTTGTCCCTCAAGGGGGAGGTCAACATACCCATGGTCAG TTTCTCGATGCAATTCCCTGGCATGGTGCACTTTATCTATGTGGATCGTTCCTTTGATGACTCGACCACACCCTCCCTCACTATGGACGGCCACGCA GGCAACCCGTATGTGGAGAAGGCTGCTAAGAAAACAGGAGAGAGTGGCAGCGTCTTCCTCAGAAGAAAG ATATGGGGGATGGTGCAGCGCGTCCAGCGTTTCCTTGGTCACAGCTACACCATTCAGACGTGGCTTGATGAAGACTTCCTGTACGTCTACTTCCTCTGGATCAACATCCCCAACAACCCCCTCGGA ACTCCCATTCGGTTCTACTCACTGTCCAATGTCAAGGCAGGGGACTACAGTATCCCCGGGGTCATCGGGACGCCCTTTTATGC GGATGTCCATAATCTGAAGGAGGGCTACATGTACGAATTGTACGCCATGTTTGAGAACAAAGTGTCCATCAAGGAAGCGTCAGATCATTGTAGAGGGTTGGCAGATCAGCTGTGGCCTAACTCTAGAGAATCAGTAGCCCCTTTTAGCCTCATTAACTGA
- the LOC135332234 gene encoding BLOC-3 complex member HPS1-like isoform X3: protein MKGILIFDDKSDLAFFCLDKEMKRYVIDRIRTLDIEAGSNADDIPTRDLRDCLSAFCLPFFTSFDVLQSLRKPIFSISVGDGFLLVFRKFDEHVYIALSKEGDSEEVLTKKLLVFNRIVTLLYGPVHNKLSSPDVNMRKSVWARLSSVYRTYEALYLTDQIFLIEALEHVQFGQLVTASSVVQRLAREIMDSNCNGGLSGIRHVMLLVNTKLLTTYGRSPRLETSDILMLTLLVYHHFHNHDDEEEEEETEEESSVDRETPEEDETSTPPEENETNTPPVAEGGEEVTVSFQTPCSTPGLTARSSDPDYESIDEMEGAEPAAVDSVGGPLEAPPLPRRQPQMAESLKRSKVVGRSLNSPGPKGVSRIKNALSSLLKRGGQADYTLPTGTQPENAFFEMTVFLQPQKDQLIPHTLYCYQVYQNIVLLMIGDQGAGPCAGNICQILVLLGHVFGSNRAMAATTTLTTADLLEDSVKRLKEQISKEASSITDREVLDKLTKTTRQVLNAWANLKKHNFRGYMEKKPSDRNKGPDAQRNFTRMDACATDLREKLMKVFDILYLVPKKKEYNEVLVMSKLVRHFANFNKDYSDFLSLKGEVNIPMVSFSMQFPGMVHFIYVDRSFDDSTTPSLTMDGHAGNPYVEKAAKKTGESGSVFLRRKIWGMVQRVQRFLGHSYTIQTWLDEDFLYVYFLWINIPNNPLGVSPPPSVLLVPPRNSHSVLLTVQCQGRGLQYPRGHRDALLCESQQPRNH, encoded by the exons ATGAAGGGCATACTCATCTTTGACGACAAGTCAGATTTGGCTTTCTTCTGTCTGGACAAAGAGATGAAGAGATATGTTATTGACAGGATCAGAACACTAGACATTGAGGCTGGCTCCAAT GCTGACGATATCCCAACGAGGGATCTCAGGGATTGCCTGAGTGCGTTCTGTCTGCCTTTCTTCACTTCATTT GATGTGCTCCAATCGCTGAGGAAGCCCATCTTCAGCATTTCAGTAGGGGACGGATTCCTGTTAGTCTTTAGAAAG tttgaCGAGCACGTGTACATAGCCCTGAGCAAGGAGGGGGACTCGGAGGAAGTACTGACAAAGAAGTTGCTCGTCTTCAACAGAATAGTCACTCTTCTCTACGGACCAGTGCACAATAA ATTAAGCTCACCAGATGTCAACATGCGTAAGAGTGTGTGGGCGCGGCTCTCCTCTGTGTACAGGACATACGAAGCCCTCTACCTCACAGACCAGATCTTCCTGATAGAGGCGCTGGAGCATGTCCAGTTTGGTCAGCTGGTGACTGCCTCTAGTGTTGTACAGCGACTGGCAAGGGAAATCATGGACTCCAATTGCAA TGGTGGTCTGTCTGGTATAAGGCATGTGATGCTACTGGTCAACACAAAACTTCTAACTACGTATGGACG GTCACCCAGATTAGAAACATCGGACATCTTGATGCTCACCCTTCTGGTGTACCATCACTTCCATAACCATGACGacg aagaggaggaggaggagacGGAAGAAGAGAGTTCAGTGGACAGGGAGACACCAGAGGAGGATGAGACTAGCACACCACCTGAGGAGAATGAGACTAACACACCACCTG TTGCCGAGGGAGGAGAGGAGGTCACTGTGAGT TTTCAGACGCCTTGCTCCACTCCTGGTCTCACAGCACGCTCCAGTGACCCTGATTATGAG AGTATTGATGAGATGGAGGGAGCAGAACCAGCAGCTGTGGACAGTGTGGGCGGGCCTCTGGAGGCACCACCGTTGCCAAGACGACAACCACAAATGGCAGAATCACTCAAAAGGTCCAAA GTGGTCGGGAGGTCCCTCAATAGCCCGGGGCCAAAAGGTGTGTCTCGGATAAAGAATGCTCTCTCCTCGCTACTCAAGAGAGGTGGTCAAGCTGACTACACCCTCCCCACTGGCACTCAACCAGAGAATGCG TTCTTTGAGATGACAGTGTTCCTCCAGCCACAGAAGGATCAGCTGATTCCACACACCCTATACTGCTATCAG gtgtatCAGAACATAGTACTGCTGATGATAGGGGATCAGGGGGCAGGGCCTTGCGCTGGTAATATCTGTCAAATCTTGGTCCTCCTTGGCCACGTGTTTGGTAGTAACAGAGCCATGGCTGCTACCACGACCCTCACGACAGCTGATCTACTCGAGGACTCTGTCAA GAGATTGAAGGAGCAGATATCGAAAGAAGCGTCCAGCATCACAGACAGAGAAGTG TTGGATAAGTTGACCAAGACAACTCGACAAGTCCTGAATGCATGGGCCAACCTCAAGAAGCATAATTTTCGAGGATACATGGAAAAGAAACCCAGTGACAGGAACAAGGGACCAGACGCACAGAGAAACTTCACACG GATGGATGCGTGTGCCACTGACCTCAGAGAGAAGCTGATGAAAGTGTTTGACATACTCTACCTAGTGCCCAAG AAGAAGGAGTACAACGAGGTGCTGGTGATGTCCAAGCTAGTCAGACACTTTGCAAACTTCAACAAGGACTACAGTGACTTCTTGTCCCTCAAGGGGGAGGTCAACATACCCATGGTCAG TTTCTCGATGCAATTCCCTGGCATGGTGCACTTTATCTATGTGGATCGTTCCTTTGATGACTCGACCACACCCTCCCTCACTATGGACGGCCACGCA GGCAACCCGTATGTGGAGAAGGCTGCTAAGAAAACAGGAGAGAGTGGCAGCGTCTTCCTCAGAAGAAAG ATATGGGGGATGGTGCAGCGCGTCCAGCGTTTCCTTGGTCACAGCTACACCATTCAGACGTGGCTTGATGAAGACTTCCTGTACGTCTACTTCCTCTGGATCAACATCCCCAACAACCCCCTCGGAGTAAGCCCACCCCCCTCTGTGTTACTTGTGCCCCCTCGGA ACTCCCATTCGGTTCTACTCACTGTCCAATGTCAAGGCAGGGGACTACAGTATCCCCGGGGTCATCGGGACGCCCTTTTATGC GAATCACAGCAGCCCAGAAACCACTGA
- the LOC135332234 gene encoding BLOC-3 complex member HPS1-like isoform X2 — protein sequence MKGILIFDDKSDLAFFCLDKEMKRYVIDRIRTLDIEAGSNADDIPTRDLRDCLSAFCLPFFTSFDVLQSLRKPIFSISVGDGFLLVFRKFDEHVYIALSKEGDSEEVLTKKLLVFNRIVTLLYGPVHNKLSSPDVNMRKSVWARLSSVYRTYEALYLTDQIFLIEALEHVQFGQLVTASSVVQRLAREIMDSNCNGGLSGIRHVMLLVNTKLLTTYGRSPRLETSDILMLTLLVYHHFHNHDDEEEEETEEESSVDRETPEEDETSTPPEENETNTPPVAEGGEEVTVSFQTPCSTPGLTARSSDPDYESIDEMEGAEPAAVDSVGGPLEAPPLPRRQPQMAESLKRSKVVGRSLNSPGPKGVSRIKNALSSLLKRGGQADYTLPTGTQPENAFFEMTVFLQPQKDQLIPHTLYCYQVYQNIVLLMIGDQGAGPCAGNICQILVLLGHVFGSNRAMAATTTLTTADLLEDSVKRLKEQISKEASSITDREVLDKLTKTTRQVLNAWANLKKHNFRGYMEKKPSDRNKGPDAQRNFTRMDACATDLREKLMKVFDILYLVPKKKEYNEVLVMSKLVRHFANFNKDYSDFLSLKGEVNIPMVSFSMQFPGMVHFIYVDRSFDDSTTPSLTMDGHAGNPYVEKAAKKTGESGSVFLRRKIWGMVQRVQRFLGHSYTIQTWLDEDFLYVYFLWINIPNNPLGTPIRFYSLSNVKAGDYSIPGVIGTPFYADVHNLKEGYMYELYAMFENKVSIKEASDHCRGLADQLWPNSRESVAPFSLIN from the exons ATGAAGGGCATACTCATCTTTGACGACAAGTCAGATTTGGCTTTCTTCTGTCTGGACAAAGAGATGAAGAGATATGTTATTGACAGGATCAGAACACTAGACATTGAGGCTGGCTCCAAT GCTGACGATATCCCAACGAGGGATCTCAGGGATTGCCTGAGTGCGTTCTGTCTGCCTTTCTTCACTTCATTT GATGTGCTCCAATCGCTGAGGAAGCCCATCTTCAGCATTTCAGTAGGGGACGGATTCCTGTTAGTCTTTAGAAAG tttgaCGAGCACGTGTACATAGCCCTGAGCAAGGAGGGGGACTCGGAGGAAGTACTGACAAAGAAGTTGCTCGTCTTCAACAGAATAGTCACTCTTCTCTACGGACCAGTGCACAATAA ATTAAGCTCACCAGATGTCAACATGCGTAAGAGTGTGTGGGCGCGGCTCTCCTCTGTGTACAGGACATACGAAGCCCTCTACCTCACAGACCAGATCTTCCTGATAGAGGCGCTGGAGCATGTCCAGTTTGGTCAGCTGGTGACTGCCTCTAGTGTTGTACAGCGACTGGCAAGGGAAATCATGGACTCCAATTGCAA TGGTGGTCTGTCTGGTATAAGGCATGTGATGCTACTGGTCAACACAAAACTTCTAACTACGTATGGACG GTCACCCAGATTAGAAACATCGGACATCTTGATGCTCACCCTTCTGGTGTACCATCACTTCCATAACCATGACGacg aggaggaggaggagacGGAAGAAGAGAGTTCAGTGGACAGGGAGACACCAGAGGAGGATGAGACTAGCACACCACCTGAGGAGAATGAGACTAACACACCACCTG TTGCCGAGGGAGGAGAGGAGGTCACTGTGAGT TTTCAGACGCCTTGCTCCACTCCTGGTCTCACAGCACGCTCCAGTGACCCTGATTATGAG AGTATTGATGAGATGGAGGGAGCAGAACCAGCAGCTGTGGACAGTGTGGGCGGGCCTCTGGAGGCACCACCGTTGCCAAGACGACAACCACAAATGGCAGAATCACTCAAAAGGTCCAAA GTGGTCGGGAGGTCCCTCAATAGCCCGGGGCCAAAAGGTGTGTCTCGGATAAAGAATGCTCTCTCCTCGCTACTCAAGAGAGGTGGTCAAGCTGACTACACCCTCCCCACTGGCACTCAACCAGAGAATGCG TTCTTTGAGATGACAGTGTTCCTCCAGCCACAGAAGGATCAGCTGATTCCACACACCCTATACTGCTATCAG gtgtatCAGAACATAGTACTGCTGATGATAGGGGATCAGGGGGCAGGGCCTTGCGCTGGTAATATCTGTCAAATCTTGGTCCTCCTTGGCCACGTGTTTGGTAGTAACAGAGCCATGGCTGCTACCACGACCCTCACGACAGCTGATCTACTCGAGGACTCTGTCAA GAGATTGAAGGAGCAGATATCGAAAGAAGCGTCCAGCATCACAGACAGAGAAGTG TTGGATAAGTTGACCAAGACAACTCGACAAGTCCTGAATGCATGGGCCAACCTCAAGAAGCATAATTTTCGAGGATACATGGAAAAGAAACCCAGTGACAGGAACAAGGGACCAGACGCACAGAGAAACTTCACACG GATGGATGCGTGTGCCACTGACCTCAGAGAGAAGCTGATGAAAGTGTTTGACATACTCTACCTAGTGCCCAAG AAGAAGGAGTACAACGAGGTGCTGGTGATGTCCAAGCTAGTCAGACACTTTGCAAACTTCAACAAGGACTACAGTGACTTCTTGTCCCTCAAGGGGGAGGTCAACATACCCATGGTCAG TTTCTCGATGCAATTCCCTGGCATGGTGCACTTTATCTATGTGGATCGTTCCTTTGATGACTCGACCACACCCTCCCTCACTATGGACGGCCACGCA GGCAACCCGTATGTGGAGAAGGCTGCTAAGAAAACAGGAGAGAGTGGCAGCGTCTTCCTCAGAAGAAAG ATATGGGGGATGGTGCAGCGCGTCCAGCGTTTCCTTGGTCACAGCTACACCATTCAGACGTGGCTTGATGAAGACTTCCTGTACGTCTACTTCCTCTGGATCAACATCCCCAACAACCCCCTCGGA ACTCCCATTCGGTTCTACTCACTGTCCAATGTCAAGGCAGGGGACTACAGTATCCCCGGGGTCATCGGGACGCCCTTTTATGC GGATGTCCATAATCTGAAGGAGGGCTACATGTACGAATTGTACGCCATGTTTGAGAACAAAGTGTCCATCAAGGAAGCGTCAGATCATTGTAGAGGGTTGGCAGATCAGCTGTGGCCTAACTCTAGAGAATCAGTAGCCCCTTTTAGCCTCATTAACTGA